The following is a genomic window from Variovorax paradoxus.
GGTGAAGAGATCAAGCTGAGCGGCAATGCGTCATGCGTGCTCGCACTGGTGAAATACTGCGAGGCGACCGACACGCGCCAATGGCTGCCCTTGCTTGAAAAGCTGGCGCAGGGCATCGTGTGGATGCAGGACGCCGCCACCGGCCGCTTCAACCACGTTCTGCACGCCGGCAACCTGCAGGTGAAGCAGGCCTCGCGCGCCGTTTACTACGACGGCGAGGCCGCTTTGGGCCTCATGCGCCTGTATGGGCTCACGCGCGATGCGCGCTGGCTCGCAGCGGTGGAAAAGGCGTTCGAGCATTTCATCGCAAGCCAGCACTGGCAGTCGCACGACCATGGCTTGAGCTGCTGCGTGAACGAGCTCACGCGCTGGAGCCCGCAAGAAAAGTACTTTCGCTTCGGCCTTCAGAACGTGGCCGGCTACCTGGACTTCGTGCTCGACCGCAAGACCACGTATCCGACGCTGCTCGCGCTCATGCTTGCTGCGCAGCAGATGCTCCAACGGCTTGAGGGAATGCCCGCCATGCGGCACCTGCTCGAAGAACTGGACACCGAAAAGTTCTACCGCGCGCTCGAATACCGCGCCCACTACCTGCTCAACGGCTTCTTCTGGCCCGAAATGGCAATGTACTTTCAGCGGCCGTCCACCGTTGCCGGGTCGTTCTTCATCCGGCACCACGCGTTCCGCGTGCGAGTGGACGACGTGGCGCAGTATGTGTCGGGCTTTGTGGCCTACCACCACTACCTGCTCGAGCGCCGCGCGGTGCCGGCCGGCGCCGGCGGCAGCGCAAGGGACGACGGCGCCGCGTGGACCGCGAACGAGATGGCGCGCGTGACCGGCGGCAAATGGGTTGTTCGCCCGGAGGAGGGCTGGCGCGCCACCGGTGTGACGCAGCGCTCTTTCTTGCGCAAGGGCCGCGTGGTGTTCGAGCACCAGGCGCGCACTTCGAAGACGCCCCTGGCGGCGGTCGCGCTCAAGGGCGTGCTGCAGCCCGCGGCCGCCGTGTTGTGCACCGACCCTGCGCCGCACCTGGACAAACGCGTGCCCGTGCTCCAGGTGCCCGACGTGCTGCAGGCCGTGCTGGATCTGGGCGCGCATGCGCGCACCGAGTTCGGCGGCCGGGTCTGCGGGGTGCTGGGCAGCGGCATCGGCAGCAACACCGTGGCCGCAATGCTCGCCGATGCGCTGACTGTCTGGGGCGAAGTGGCCCGGCCCGAAGGCAATGTGAGCCTGCCCTCAGGCATTGCCTGGAACCTCACCTGCATGCCGCGGCATGCCGCGTATTGGGTGCTCGAGATGGGCTCGCCGCACATGCTGGCTTCGGCGCAGCTGGTGCGCCCCATGCTGGCGGTGGTCACGGGGCTTTCGGCGGCTTCGCAAAAAACGCGCGGCCCATCGGAGGCCGCGGCGCGCCTGGACAGCCGCGTTTTCCAGGGCATGGCGCCAGGCGACAGCGCCGTCCTGAACCGCGACATTCCCGAGTTTGCGACCTTCGCGGAGGCCGCAATGGCGCAGCAGCTGCAGATCGTGACCTACGGCGAGCACAAGGACGCCGACGTGCGGCTGCTCGCATTCGGCCACGGCGAGGTCCAGGCGTCGGTCTGCGGAGAACCGTTCCAGCTGCGGCTCAACGCACCTGGACGCCACATGGGCGCGAGCGCCGTGGCCGTACTCGCGGCGCTGCATGCCATGCGCCTGAAGCTGGCTGCCGCCGTGGAGCCCTTTGCCCACTTCGAGCCGCCAAGCGGACGCGGCGCGCTGCACACCATCCACATCGGCGGCGGCAGCTTCAAGCTGATCGACGAAACCTACGACGCAAACCCCCGCTCGATGCGTGCCGCGCTCGAACTGCTGTCGCAGGCGCCTTGCGAACCGGCTCGGCGCGTCGCAATCCTCGGCGACATGCAGGAACTCGGCCCCGCCGCACAGCGCCATCACCTCGACCTGGAGCCGGAACTGCTCGCATCGCAGCCCGACCGCGTGCTGCTGTGCGGCCCACTCATGCGCGCGTTGCATGCGCGCATTCGCACCAAGGTGCGCTCGCACTGGTTCGTCGATGTGTCCGATCTGTCGACCGCACTCGGAGGCCTGCTGCAGCCGGGCGACTGGGTGCTGGCCAAGAGTTCCGCAGGCGTCGGCCTGTCCCGGCTCGCCCGGGTTTTGAAAGCACTGCCATGAAGTTCAGCGCGTACCCGCCTTTGCACTATCAACGCCATCCGGCAGGGGCAGCGCCCGCGCGCCGCTGGTGGCTCGGCTGGCTGCAGCTGCTTGGCGCCTGGCTCCTTTGCATGTTGCTGTGCGCGAATGTCGCGCTGGCGTTGGCCAAGGGGCTGCCGACCGACGAGGCCCGTCCGGCTGCCAGAAAAACCACGGGCTGCTTGCAGGCGGAGCGCGGTAACAAAGCTGTCGCCAGGCCCGACGGATCGGCCGTGAAGGAATACACACCAACGCCGCGCTGCCTCGGCATACAAGGGTAGATATTGCTTGTAACAGAAGGGTAACAGTTGATAATCTTCGAGGCGTCACTGCCCGACGGATCGGCCATTCCCCATGATCAAGTTTCTCTTGCCCAGTCAGTTGGTTGCCGATGTGCCCGAAGAGTCGGGTGCCAGTCCGTATGCGGGCGCGCTGAACGCGGCTTTCCGCGACGCTTACCCGCTGGTCAAGAGCGCGGCGTGGCGCTCGCTGCCCATCAGCCTCTTCGGTTTGCTGCCGTCGATCTTCCTGCTCCAGGTGTATGACCGCGTGCTGTCGCGCAGCGGCATCTCGACGCTGGCTGCGCTGGTGTGCGGCATTCTGTTTTTCCTGTGCATCGAGTTCTGGATGCGCTCGCGGCGTTCGCGCCTGCTGCGCAATGCGGGCGCCATCATCGACCACGGCGTGTCGGGTGCGTTGCTGAACTCGATGCTGAACCGCCCGCTGCGTGCGCTCGAGGCGCGCCCCGCCTCGGTATGGCACCAGTTCTTTCGCGACGTGGCTTCGGTGCGCGGCACGGTCACCGGCGGCCTGGCGCAATCGATCTTCGATCTGCCGATGGCGATCTTCGCGCTGGTGGTGATCGGCATCGTGGCATTGCCGGTGTTGCCGGTGGTGGCCTTGTTCCTTGGCGTGATGGCCTTTCTGGCGTGGTGGTGGGCCGACGAGGTGCGCAGCGGCCGGGTCGAAGAAGTGCAGCGTGGCCGCGGCCTCGACCGCATGACCTCGGAGATCTGCAATGCACGCGAAACGCTCAAGACGCAATCGAACGACGGCCCCACCATCGAAATGTGGCGACAGACCTACAACGCCTGGCTGAGCGAAAGCTTCAGCAAGAACGGCCAGATCGAATCCGCACGCGACGGCACCACGGTGCTGTTGACGGTGTTCTCGGTCATCGTGGTGACGGTGGGCGCTGTTTCGGTCATGGAGCAGTGGATGACGGTCGGCGGCCTGGTCGCCTCGAACATGCTGGCCCTCAAGGCATTGCAGCCGGTCGCCGGCCTGGTCTCGAGCTGGCGTTCGCTGGCCGCCGCCAAGGAGGCCGCCAAGCGGCTCGAGAAAGTGCTTGCCGAGCCGGTCGAAAAACCGCCGAGCGGCATGACGCTGCCGCAGCCGCTGGGCCGTGTCACGCTCAAGGACGTGAGCTTCAGCTTCACCGAAGCCGCGCAGAAGCCGGTGCTCGAAAACGTCGATCTCGACATCGGGCCCGGCGGCCTGCATGTGATCGTCGGGCGCAATGGCGCCGGCAAGTCGACGCTGGTCAAGCTGCTGTCGGGCCTGTACACGCCCACGCGCGGCATCATCAGCATCGGCGAATACGACCTGTCGCAGTTCGGCCGCGAAGAGCTCTCGCGCTGGATCAGCTATCTCTCGCAAGAGGTGTACTGGTTTGGCGGGCCGCTGATCGACACCATGCGCCGCACGGCCCCGGGGCAAAGCGACGAGCAAGTGGTGGCGGCCTGCAAGCTCTCGGGCGCGCACGACTTCATCTCGAAGCTGCCCGACGGCTACCGCACCGTGGTGGGAGAAGGCGGCACCGGCTTTTCGGTGGGCGAGCGGCGCAAGCTGGCGCTGGCCATGAGCTTCTTGCGCAAGCCCTCGGTGCTGGTGCTCGACGAGCCGAGCAACGACCTCGACTTTCAGAGCGAGCGAACCCTGCTGGCCACGCTGCTTGCGGTGGCCAAGGTGCGCACCGTGGTGGTGGTCACGCATTCGCTGCGCATCGTGTCGGCCGCCACGGTGGTCTATCACGTCACGGGGCAAGGCAATGTCGAACAGGGAACGGCCGCGGTGATGGTGCCGAAGCTCTTCGGCGTGAAGAAGGCGCTGGTGGCGCTGACCGATCCGGCTACCGGAGACGGCGACGCCGATACGCATTCGCAGGGCGCCGCGGCACCCGCGACCCGTTCGATGGCTTGAGCCGGGCAATAGAAGAGAAGCGCAATTGCAATTGGGAGCCGCGACTTGAAATCAGATCTGCCGCAGATACTGCAGGACGAAGAGCACAAGCGCGCGGCGCATGCCTCGCCCGAGGGCCGGCGCCGCCAGTGGGTGATTGGCAGCGTGGTGGCCGTGCTCGCCGTCGTCGGCCTGGGCTTCCCTATGGAAACAGTGGTGGTGGCACCCGGCCGCGTGATTCCGTCGGACCGCGTCAAGTCCATCCAGCACCTGGAAGGCGGCATCGTCAGCAATGTGCTGGTGAAAGAAGGCGACCGCGTGAAGCAGGGGCAGTCGCTGGTGGAGATCGACCTGGGCGGCAGCGGCCTCAACTTTGAAGAGCTCACCGCGCGCTACGCCGCCACGCAGGCCACCCGCATCCGCTTGATTGCGGAGAGCCGCGGCAAGCCGCTCAGGCGCGAGAGTTTTGCGGCGGACATCGACGAGAGCGTGCTCGACGGCGAAACCGGCGCCTATGAAGCACGCGCGCTCGAGCAGCGCGGCGTGATGGCTGGCGCGGTGTCGGGGCTCGAACAGGCGCGCAGCAAGGAGCTCGAGCAGCAGGCCAAGGTCAAGGGCCTGAACGACCGGCTGGCGCTGATGCAGAAAGAACTCGAGATATCGGAGCAACTGCTGTCCGAAAAATTGGTGGGACAGGTCGAGGTGCTCGAAAAACGCCGGTTGGTCGAGGGTGTGCGAAGCGAGCTCGCGGTGGCACGCCAGGGCGCCATATCCGCCAGCGCCGCCATTGCCGAGGCGCAGGCCAAGATGGCCGAAGCCGAAGGGCGCTTCCGGCGCCGCGCCTCCGACGAGCTGGCCACGGTGGAGCGCCAGTTCGCAAGCCTGAGCGAAGACCTTGCGCGCGCGCGCACCCAGCGCTCGCGCACCATCGTCAAGGCCCCGGCCGACGGCATCGTCAAGGGGCTGCGCAGCGCCAGCCCGGGCTGGGTCATCAAGCCCGGCGAAGCCATCATGGAAGTCGTGCCCGACAAGGACGAGGTCATGATCGAGGCGCGGCTGAACCCCAACGACCGCGGCTTTGTCGAAGTGGGCCAGGCGGCGCGCGTCAAGATCACCGCCTACGACTACCTGCGCTACGGCGCCATCGACGGCAAGGTCACGCTGGTGGCCGCCGATGCCGACCGCGATCCGGCCGTTGCCAATGCGGCGCCCTACTACCGCATCCTGGTCGGCACCGGGCAGGCCTATGTGGGGCACCAGGACAACCGCGTCACCGCGGGCATGGAGTCGGAGGTCGACCTGAAAGTGGGGACCGATCCGTTCATCTGGTACATCCTTCGGCCCGTGCTCAAGCTGCGGCGCGAAGCCTTTCGCGAACCATGAGGGCGAGCAAATCGGCAGGCCGGCGCCGCTTGGGCCGCAGCGCTCTTTGTGCAGCACTGTGCGCCGGGTTTGCACTCCCTCCGGGCGCGGCCATCGCGCAGGAACAGCCCGCGCAGCTTGTGCCTGCGCGCCGCCTTTCCACTCCGTCGATCGGTGCCGCAAGCTATGCCCAGCGCGTGAAGCAGGCGCTTGTCGCGCTGTCGCAGGAATACCCTGAGGTGCAGTCTGCGCAAGCGGCGGCCAACACCAGCAGCTTCGGCGTCGATGCAGCCAAGAAGGCGCGTTTTCCGCGCTTCAAGATGGGCACCGCCTCCGGCAACTACAACAGCGGCGCGGCCAACGCCAAGACGGAGAACTACACCGTGCTCACAGCCGAGGCGCGGGTGAGCCTGATCGACGGCGGCGCCATGAGCGCGGCGGTGCGCGCGGCCGAGGCCGGCAACCAGGCCGACGACGAGGCGGTGGTGACCACGTCGCAGAAGGTGGTGCTCGATGCGCTGACCGCCTACCTGCAGGTGCAGCGCTTCGACCTGAAGAAGCAGATCGCGCGCAAGTCCACCGAGGTGGTGGCCGAGTTGTCGAAGGCCGAGGCACGGCGTGTTGCGCTTGGCGCCGCCGGCGAGAACGACCTGAACATGGCGGCTGCGCGCCGTGCCAGCGTGGCCGCGCGCGAATCCGACTTTCAGGCGCAGCGCGACGAGGCGCTCGCCAAGTTCAACACCTATTTCAAGTTCACGCCCGCCACCGATTCGCTGCCCGTGCTCGCCGCGCCCACGT
Proteins encoded in this region:
- a CDS encoding glutamate ligase domain-containing protein, producing MMSFSNQLHACHERLVPVCAALPAPYPAFTLFFSVSDGSQRAHVVHARAAEFEDAWHEGAKAMTRWVRENGIVSPWLRIDWVEGASPIDWAQFKAQLAAVKRNYFRLGLAFDKDFETAFTEQELNANAMLCADSNIAHAVVNTRNFEIYAQARFARTLALELPADRPVYLLATAGVFCQPDCVVHKLVGTGLDAGRRQAPALNPQSALDLVRSGASYLARQVEGDGRVVYGCFPCFDRRIPTGDATRHASVLHAMIEAWELTRGDPLRAAIDRALGHLASWLIRGYTLADGSEAAFLVDAGEEIKLSGNASCVLALVKYCEATDTRQWLPLLEKLAQGIVWMQDAATGRFNHVLHAGNLQVKQASRAVYYDGEAALGLMRLYGLTRDARWLAAVEKAFEHFIASQHWQSHDHGLSCCVNELTRWSPQEKYFRFGLQNVAGYLDFVLDRKTTYPTLLALMLAAQQMLQRLEGMPAMRHLLEELDTEKFYRALEYRAHYLLNGFFWPEMAMYFQRPSTVAGSFFIRHHAFRVRVDDVAQYVSGFVAYHHYLLERRAVPAGAGGSARDDGAAWTANEMARVTGGKWVVRPEEGWRATGVTQRSFLRKGRVVFEHQARTSKTPLAAVALKGVLQPAAAVLCTDPAPHLDKRVPVLQVPDVLQAVLDLGAHARTEFGGRVCGVLGSGIGSNTVAAMLADALTVWGEVARPEGNVSLPSGIAWNLTCMPRHAAYWVLEMGSPHMLASAQLVRPMLAVVTGLSAASQKTRGPSEAAARLDSRVFQGMAPGDSAVLNRDIPEFATFAEAAMAQQLQIVTYGEHKDADVRLLAFGHGEVQASVCGEPFQLRLNAPGRHMGASAVAVLAALHAMRLKLAAAVEPFAHFEPPSGRGALHTIHIGGGSFKLIDETYDANPRSMRAALELLSQAPCEPARRVAILGDMQELGPAAQRHHLDLEPELLASQPDRVLLCGPLMRALHARIRTKVRSHWFVDVSDLSTALGGLLQPGDWVLAKSSAGVGLSRLARVLKALP
- a CDS encoding HlyD family type I secretion periplasmic adaptor subunit, with the protein product MKSDLPQILQDEEHKRAAHASPEGRRRQWVIGSVVAVLAVVGLGFPMETVVVAPGRVIPSDRVKSIQHLEGGIVSNVLVKEGDRVKQGQSLVEIDLGGSGLNFEELTARYAATQATRIRLIAESRGKPLRRESFAADIDESVLDGETGAYEARALEQRGVMAGAVSGLEQARSKELEQQAKVKGLNDRLALMQKELEISEQLLSEKLVGQVEVLEKRRLVEGVRSELAVARQGAISASAAIAEAQAKMAEAEGRFRRRASDELATVERQFASLSEDLARARTQRSRTIVKAPADGIVKGLRSASPGWVIKPGEAIMEVVPDKDEVMIEARLNPNDRGFVEVGQAARVKITAYDYLRYGAIDGKVTLVAADADRDPAVANAAPYYRILVGTGQAYVGHQDNRVTAGMESEVDLKVGTDPFIWYILRPVLKLRREAFREP
- a CDS encoding peptidase domain-containing ABC transporter; protein product: MIKFLLPSQLVADVPEESGASPYAGALNAAFRDAYPLVKSAAWRSLPISLFGLLPSIFLLQVYDRVLSRSGISTLAALVCGILFFLCIEFWMRSRRSRLLRNAGAIIDHGVSGALLNSMLNRPLRALEARPASVWHQFFRDVASVRGTVTGGLAQSIFDLPMAIFALVVIGIVALPVLPVVALFLGVMAFLAWWWADEVRSGRVEEVQRGRGLDRMTSEICNARETLKTQSNDGPTIEMWRQTYNAWLSESFSKNGQIESARDGTTVLLTVFSVIVVTVGAVSVMEQWMTVGGLVASNMLALKALQPVAGLVSSWRSLAAAKEAAKRLEKVLAEPVEKPPSGMTLPQPLGRVTLKDVSFSFTEAAQKPVLENVDLDIGPGGLHVIVGRNGAGKSTLVKLLSGLYTPTRGIISIGEYDLSQFGREELSRWISYLSQEVYWFGGPLIDTMRRTAPGQSDEQVVAACKLSGAHDFISKLPDGYRTVVGEGGTGFSVGERRKLALAMSFLRKPSVLVLDEPSNDLDFQSERTLLATLLAVAKVRTVVVVTHSLRIVSAATVVYHVTGQGNVEQGTAAVMVPKLFGVKKALVALTDPATGDGDADTHSQGAAAPATRSMA
- a CDS encoding TolC family protein yields the protein MRASKSAGRRRLGRSALCAALCAGFALPPGAAIAQEQPAQLVPARRLSTPSIGAASYAQRVKQALVALSQEYPEVQSAQAAANTSSFGVDAAKKARFPRFKMGTASGNYNSGAANAKTENYTVLTAEARVSLIDGGAMSAAVRAAEAGNQADDEAVVTTSQKVVLDALTAYLQVQRFDLKKQIARKSTEVVAELSKAEARRVALGAAGENDLNMAAARRASVAARESDFQAQRDEALAKFNTYFKFTPATDSLPVLAAPTFWRIASQEEALRRAEERSTEIAEAKGRVAKAQALVDQQEASIYPTVDAVLVKSKDPRGVSPQDPTRAAFELNWNFGNGFDRQLRLKSALAEVANQEAKLEGVKLNLLELTSASWARTVSGRERERQLMEAVSTSGQAFRGRRRLMEFGRETLPAVLDAQLDYYNLLFDYVDAVFDLRISELRLARTTGELRIDPDASNAWIDRIFGPPSRPALSEDGLLTALCISSNASCASEPVVDRGAAAVASNPPLRRSTRLAER